In the Ricinus communis isolate WT05 ecotype wild-type chromosome 3, ASM1957865v1, whole genome shotgun sequence genome, TTGTATTCTGACTCCGCGCTTGATCGAGATACAACAATTTGCTTCTTGTTTTTCCATGAGACTAGATTCCCTCCAAGAAAAACACAATAGCCTGTAGTGGATCTTCTGTCCATTTTAGAAcctgcccaatctgcatccGAGAAGCATTCGTTTTGAGTGTGCCCATGATTTTGATAGAGAATTCCTCGTCCTGGAGCTCATTTTAGATAACACAATATTTGTTCTAAGGCTGCCCAATGATGAACTGTTGGAGCTGCCATAAATTGACTAACAACACTAACTGAACAGGCAATATCAGGTTGAGTTATTATAAGGTAATTCAACTTTCCAACTAGCCGTCTATATCTCTCAGGATACTCAGATAATTCACCATCTTCTGTGAATTTCATATTAGGATGCATTGGTGTATTGCACAGTTTTGCCCCCAGTTTTCCCGTTTCTTGTAGTAAATCAATGACATATTTTCACTGGGATAGAAAAGTACCTTTCTTGCTTCTCATTACCTCAACacccaaaaaatatttcagaTTTCCCATATCCTTCGTGTGAAACTAGGAATGAAGGAAGGACTTAAGTGATGAAATGCCTGTAGAATCACTCCTAGTGATTACaatatcatccacatatacCACTAACAGAATGATGCCAGATTCCGAGTGTTTATAAAAAACTGAGTGATCAGatttgcattttctcatccCAAATGTCTCAACAGCTTCACTGAATTTTTCAAACCAAGCTCGCAGGCTTTGTTTCAACCCATATAATGATTTGTGAAGATGACATACTTTCCTAGACTCCCCCTGAGCAACAAATCCAGGTGGTTGCTCCATGTAAACTTCTTCCTTAAAATCACCATGAAGAAAATGCATTTTTTATGTCCAGTTGATGTAATGGCCAGTCATGTATAGTGGCCAGAGAGATAAAAATCCAAACGGATGCCATTTTAGCAACATGAGAGAAAGTATCAGAATAATCCACTCTATAAGTCTGAGCATAGCCTTTTGCTACTAAGCGGGCTTTGAGGCGAGCCACTGACCTATCTGGATTAACTTTGATGGTAAATACCCATTTACATCTGATCGCCTTTTTGCCTGCAGGTAAATCAACCAATTGCCAAGTACTATTTGCATCTAATGCATTCATCTCTTCTATCATGGTGTGGCGCCAACCAGAGTGAGATAAAGCTTCATGCACTGTTTTGGAAATAGTGATGGAATCGATAGAGGCAATAAAAGAATAGGAAGAAGGTGAAAAATGATCATAAgatacaaaagaagaaattggaTAAGTGCACTGACGCTTACCTTTTTGAATGGCAATAGGAAGGTCCAAGTCGGGAGAAGGatctgatgatgaagaagcCATAGGTACAGGACATGAATCACTAGAAACCGGCCTTCTGGAATAGATATAGTGAATAGGTGGTTGCTGAATTTGTGGTGGATTGGAGTCTGCAGCTACTATGCTGGTAGTCATATAAATCAACCAATCATCATCCTCAGCTTGTTCTAAAGAAGGAGATAGAGAGAAAAACCAAGTGCTTTCGAAAAAAGTAACATCAGTAGATACTAAGTATCGATTAAGATCAGGAAAATAACAACGATATCCCTTCTAAAGACGAGAATAACCAAGAAAGACACACTTAAGAGACTTACGatctaattttgtaatatgaggaCGGACATCTCTGacaaaacatgtacacccaaAGATTCGTGGTTCGATAGgaaataaaagtttattaaGAAACAGAATACTATAAGAAGGCTTACCATGAAGGACAGAAGATGGCATACGATTGATTAAGAAACAAGCGGTTGAAACCGCATCAGCCCAGAATGATTTAGGAACTTGCATCTGAAATAGAAGAGCTCTAGCTGTTTCAAGGAGGTgcatatttttcctttcagcTACACCATTCTAAGAAGGTGTATCAACACAAGAAGTTTGATGAAGAATACCATTTTGAGTCATGTAAGTTTGAAAAGAGTAGGATAAGTATTCTTTTGCATTGTCACTTCTTAAGTTAAGCAtagaaagattaaattgtgttttaatttcagcacaaaaattagaaaaatgtaaaaataactcaaaatgatttttcattaaataaagccaAGTAACACGAGAATAATCATCTACAAAAgtgacaaaataataaaatccagTTTTAGACACTACAGAACAAGGACCCCAAATGTCAGAATGAACTAACTCAAAGGACTACTAGTCCGTTTATTGACTCTTGGACCTGAAAACACACGATGATGTTTAGCAAATTGACAAGACTCACAATCTAAAGTAGATATACTAGAAAACTGAGGATATAACTGTTTAAGTAGCGGAAGTGATGGATGACCCAATCGACAGTGAATATCGAACGGACTGAGGACACTGGAACATGCAATGGGTTTAGGCACCTGAGTATCCAATATGTATAGTCCTCCTGACTCATGTCCTCTACCAATAGTCTTCTTCGTCATAAGATCCTGTAAAAGATAGTAGTCAGGAAAAAATGAGATACAACAATTTAATGCTCGAGTAAGTTTGCTAACAGAGAttaaattaaaggaaaattgtGGAAGATATAAGACAAATGATAAAGAAAGGGATGAAGTTGCATTAATAGTGCCTGAGCCAATAACACGTGAGGGCGATCCATCTGCTAAACTAATAGTGCTAAAAGAGAATGTGGttgaaaagaggaaaatagaTTGGGGTTACCTGTCATATGATCTGTAGCGCCAGAATCAATGACCCATTTTGATGAAGAGGAAAGAGGACATTGACTTGGATTACCTGAGTCGGCAATAGTAGTGATAGGCTACGAGGGAGACCTTAATGTCTCTTGATATTAAGAGAATTTAGCATATTCATCTGCAGAAACCATGATTGTCTTATCAGTTGGTTGAGGAGAAGGAGTAGCTGCAATATGCACAGACGGATTCCTTTAAAACCTATTTTGCAATTTCTTGCAAGTTTGTTTTGTGTGTCTGGGCTCATGACAATAGTAGCAGACAACTCCCCCTTGTTCTAGCATCCGATTACTTGAACTTCCCCATTTATTAATGTTCCTGCTAAATCGCCCAGAATCAGTATTTCGACTGATGAGGGCATTAGTCGGCTGAGATGGAGCAACTAATGGGGTTGATTCATTACGGACAATCCTACTAAAAGTCTCCTGCAACGTTGGAATTTGGGGACTGGAAAGAATTTGAGATTTTACCGACTGAAATTCAAGACGAAGACCAGCAAGAAAACTCATTACAACTATTTGTTCTCGTTGAACCTGTTGGACTGTCATGTCAGGACTAAAGGGCAATAAAACATTAAGCTCCTCATAAGTACGCTTAAAGTTCATAAAATAAGCAGTGAGAGATTGATCTTGTTGTTCAGTACGATGAAAGCTCTGGCATACATCATAAATACGAGAGATATTGCCTTTACCCGAATACATAAACTCTAGATAATCCATTAATTCCTTAACATACTCACAGTGATCAATGAGAGGAAGTATTTCACCGTCAATTGAGTTCCTTGGCTGTAAGAATATGCGGGCATCATCTGTTAACCAAGCTTCCTTGATATTGTCATCCGGAAGATTATCTGTTAGGTGATAAGCCTTGTTGATGCTTCGTAAATACATACGTACAGTCTTACTCCATCCATGAAAATTGgaccaatttaatttttgattcgTAATTTTCGTCATTGCCGAAATGATATCAGTAGTGACATAAACTGATTTGGTACCACTCATGATTACAACAGTAGGCAGTAGAGAACAAAATGGATAATAGCAGTGTCCAAATACCAAAGACACAGgcaacaaagaaagaaacaccACAAGAATCTCACAGTGCTGCTCACTAGGacagaaaattatttttaacaaatgaTTGCTCACTTGGGCAATCTGAAGCAAAAGAGGATCAGATAATCAAattaggctctgataccatgtaaaagtagaaaataaatctgaaattgtTGTTTTGTCTATTGATCAtggaagtatatatatatacaattggagaagttttttattctagaatattctaatctctagaattatctctaattaattatactatatCTTCTATTAATTACTCCATATTCTGTAATATTCTAGATTATTCTATAACAGATAACAACAGCTTCCTTGCCGTCGTTTAGAACGATTCCAGCAACCATTGGTGATGGTTATGGTCTCAAAATGACGAGCAGCGAGCAAGCTTGTATAGGCAGCTCAGTTTTGAACTTTTTCGGCCATCGCTGGTGAGGTTAGGCTAATCAGAGCTCACTAACAGACTCCTCTCGTCACAAGCTTTCCAATAGCACTAATTTTGCAACGATCAGACTCTATTAGGAAATCGACGTTTGAAACTATTTGTGATGTATCAAAATGATCAGGGACTAGATCGAAAAATCAGATGCTAGAATCATCGTATGCGCATTGTCTCGAGTCCGTAGGCGCGCTCGGATCATTGATCAGACTCCGATGGCTGAAGGCGAGTCAACCGATTTATTAAGTGTCTCGGTAATTCTATAGCCTGCTGATTTTAGAAATtgttaactaaaaattatattggttatttattggagaaaaacaatttaagGTTTATGTGTAAATAtcttagaaaattaaaaatttggtgCTATCAAATTAAGCAATgcgataattttatataaaaccTTATATTTAGTTGcgttataaatattaataatgtgaaactaaataattagaataaataaattagtggACCTTGAATCAATAGCTATAAATTctagtaatttatttagattttgcaattcaaattttaactaaatgattagtctataattaaaatttattttgttattgacGAATATTAGAAGTGTTTCTGGCAGGTTCTGGACCCGTTATATGGGGGCAAACGTCCGTATTTTAGGAAAAGTTCTGCTAAATTTTCGATAGAATTTCTGAGTcgaaattcttagacagtcaattCTAAAAGTCTAGATCtagggttatttattaaattttttatttttattgattgaattattcTCGTAAATAGATAATCCATCGTTTTAGCCCGCTCCACCCGAGACTTAGGAGTAGAgcaactgtgagttaaagtcatatatttggTATACTTGTATTAtgccaaaattttatatagtaattttgattaattgatttataaatttaaattatttatttatttattattcatctaaataactgttttatggaattaattatttatttactatttatatattattttccacatcattaatattatgattaatattatgattgcaTATTGACTCGGGATAAGATgacagtagaacatgctaCATGATAGGTTGCATCACGACTGCGTGTGCACTAGTATAGATATGAGATAGATAGTAAAagaatgttattattattattattatagatgtATAAATTGTAGGTTTTCTTAGAATGATTCAAATTGAttgtgaatttaattaaagttaCGTTCCTAAATACCTTTGGCTATGACATCACATGTTACcaatgatatttttcaatgtccattaataaaagaatttgactattattttattaatttacaatATTACAGTTTAAACCAAATAGGATTAGTATAAAAACCAATACTATAAACTCATAATAAACCAACTATGTGGACAGAGATTTAAGCGGAAGTTAAGATTTAACATAgataattagtaattatttttctagaaaagataattaataattatttaaataataagtatatttttttaatttttaaattgaataacTTCTTATTAACCATCATATACCTCTTTATTAACTATCATTTAATAGTATATTgcaattcatttattattaaatgctcaaataattatgaaaaagaaacttaCATTTCATTTcaagttttttttctcaagaaatgttttttcctttatatatatatatatatatatatatatatgtatgtatatatgtgtgtatcctaaatttatacttttatttaaagtgaaataatatttttattgtatctcctaatcaattaaatgaaacattatacttttcttatttttatttttagttaaatttgattattttatatgtacttctttttatttatattttattactcaatatgtatataaattttaaaccaCTTATTCATTGAagtattcatatatatatatatcatgaaCTTGACCTTTTATTCAAAGtgaaattgtatttttaatcaAGTTAAATGAAACattgtaattttgttattcttatttttaattgattttccctttttagtaataaatatttattgatcattgtaattattttaaaagaattataaaattttagttaaatagattattgaaattttaataactCTTCTTAAAGATTATGAAATCGTTATCTAAGATTATATGGTTCGATACACTATTTTCATCAATTAGTTTCACTcgaattttttgaaaaataaatatttttcatattaaatcaattgcttaaatatcttatattttggAGACTTAGTTGTCAAAAAAAGAATACATTTGAtagtctattttaattttaagtattattttagattatttgttacgatctaaatataaaaattattcaatcaagaattaaagtattcaaattatgttaaatattgattcatttgattctctaattttgtattttttttatcatttattctGTGTAAATTAGTATAATGATAAACTAATTAATGTGGTTGTTAACCAATTAAGTATTGTGTaactcaaaattttaattaatataattattatttactaattaaatttactttaattaatataatactcattaaatgattataataataattagtaaaagatatttatatttatgtatgtgtagcaatattatatttatctttatgaTCTTAAAAGTAAATGCTATTTCAACATTATAAATTGTTAGGATTACAATGTTTTCCTcatgtaaataatttcttatctAAAAAAAGGTTATGGCCTTAGCATTATAGATTATAGAAATAGAttcactatttttaaattagtatGACAACAAACTAATTAATCAAGTGTTTTAACTAATtaagtataatttaataacttaatttttatttattcttatagtataatacatatttcaattaataatcattaattaattaattgaattaataaactaattagtatttaataaaagagaGACCGAATTCCTTTActtatgttttttctttcttatttggtaTGCAAATGTTtagtttcatatttatttaatttcttattctttttaagatgATTCATTTCTTATTTACGTTTTTAAATGactataattgataattttataattaattgaacTCTTTATCAAATCATACATAACTAATAAGCTaattattacttatttttttaaatgaataaaattgcTAATGGattatctttaaatataattttattttaattaaaaaaatcattaaccGATAAGAGTGTTTACATTGAAATTTAActattcctttttattttcaaattacaaataaatccttaaattattctattttatttaaattttcaatttttaaaaaaataaacaaatttataaatgtactaAATCTTTTTCTAAGTTGATATTTTGCAACTAAACgtgttaataaatatatatcaaatttaatttaatagtttaaaattgtggtatatatatcgagttttagtttttattttcaaattatgcTATAATAGCAATTGTAATTATAATtggaatataattttatattgtattGTCAAGTCACTTATAATATGCAcgaattaatttctataaatcaTTTATAAAGTATGTGATATAAGCTTAATGAATAtgtattttgtttaataaaaatatcataaaattaaaatttaattatataatcatctaatatgttaatatttttactacaTCGTTTAATGtaagattatttattatttactttttaatttaataatgttattattaagcTGCTCATAGAGCGGACATTTATCtagttttatctttattttattacatatataatctcttattaattatattaaatcagttaaagatcaaatcaacatattttaacaatattaattataaatttttttatatttttatatatatgttatgacATATGTGTGAATACATTcttaaaagtttataaattcttttaatcttataaGAACAAtctatgtttattttaaatttatagaactttaaattttactattagAAATTAGGACACATAGCATTCAAGTTGAAAAAATATCTGAATCTTTTAAGCTTTGACCattatttgttataaaaaaattttaaaagaataatttacaaaaaataccaaaattaatattttaaattaaaaattataaatacttatttatttttcattatgaGCAATATTATGCACTAAGGAAAGGACTTGGCAGTTGAGCTGATCAAGTCCATCACTCCACTTATCAATGAATAATGCAACTTGTTTATGTCGTTTTGTTCCATGATTGATAATGAAAgacaataagaaaagaaaaggacttTACATTATAAATAGTGCAACTTGACAAAGGAATCCACCTAGAACCAACCAAACCATGATTGATAAATAGGCTTGCTTGAATTGAAAAAGCTTTACTAGgcttaattatagaaaattaaatagttaaattatattaatttatctttctatACATATTATCATAATCATTATACCTATTccgagagaaaaataaaatagaaaaaaataatattacattagatattaaaagatttaaatttttaaaaaaagataattaatatagaataaaagaaatacttaataacaatatcaaattaagaaaaacGAACAATTGTTTGACTAGATTATATCTCtgttattctttatgctatatatttttataatcagtTTGTATTATTTGTCAAGAAATACATATAAACCTTATGTTTCCGgactctaaatttttttaaactataaagttattcatttaaattatttgagttttgaatttgattgaaTCAGTTCTAAAgtttaagtaaaataaaataaatatcgaATAGTAGATAacaaattctatttaaaattatattatatttagttgaaatttaaagaatttattttatttaaaaaaagatatataaaaaataaagttgaaaaatatatattaatttactattatagaatatatttactattgtattataatttaatttagttataatcaatttcacataaatttgattatggAGAATTctaacttaaaagaaatttttcaaagatttGACTCAAAATCTTCTAGAAATTCTACACCTAATATTCAAGAtttacaagaagaaattaaaaatataaaacaagaaattaataatttgaaaaacgaaaatttagatttcaaagaaagaattttaaaattggaactaaataggaaaaataaagatattgcTGAGTCCTCTGAAAATACGAatgattctcatattaatgaattatactttttttatttttatttttagttaaatttgattattttaaataatatattttataacattaaattatcccttttaattttattattttaattttatactttttaaataaaataactttttaataaatgtacATAAGATTTGGGATGGCGCAGCCttggattttaaattattagaacagTCTCTAGCAAGCACTACACAGGTAGAATACTGCCAACACTATCAGGaatctttattaaataatcatttagattttggaaaaataatatatatatatatatatatatatatatatatatatattttttttttttttttttcttttcttagatGACCTACTCTAGGGACTTTTAAGAAAATGTTAATCAAAGAATATATCATGAATTTTTCTTGTGTTCTCAGCATATCAGTGACAAATATAAAGTTTTGTTCCACATGATTCATGAACCAGTTGAGCCTCTTTATGGAAAAGAcaaattgtaaataaataaagggtACATGATTTTTAAATTGGTATGGATTTTGATTAGGATATTGAACACTGAATGTTCATTTTCAGGATCAGTTCATTGTTTCCCTAATCCCTAGTAAACTTCACAGTTCAAACAGCAACTCAAACATGGTGTTAAAATGTTTTGAGGATAAAGTGGTAATTTGCCTCTTCATTTTGGAGTTAATAATAGgcaattagtttattttaatttttagaacaatttgttaatacaattaaagaactcataatataatatttttttaactaaaataattttacattaaattatatttttaattataaaattgaaacaatttttttttttgaattttaagaattaatgatactaatttacaaaattttgaatttgattatgCAATTgcaaactaaaagaaaatcactGCTTTGAtggaataaaaattgaataaaaaaggtaaaatttGATTCTACCTTACAAGAGAatgtacaaaaaaaaaaaaaaaaactaaaaacattTTCAGATCCGGCCGTTTATATACAGAAACTCAGGTGAAGGGTTTTCGGGTCAAGTTTCCGGTTTCATCTGTCGGATCTTAGATCTTTACATACAAAGGGGTGTGACAGTAGCTGAGACGCTGTCCACCTCTTACTGGACTCCTTCTGCAAGCAGCGCTCAACGAAGCTCCTGAACTCTTCCGACGAATTCTCCGGCAAGCTCGGCGGGTCACCGAAGCATATAGCGCACATAAGGGTAGCCCAATCGGGTCTCTGTCCCGGCGTAAGAAATGGGAAATGACCCAAATAAAGTTCCAGTAAAGTGAGCCCCAAGCTCCATATATCAGCAGCATATCCATTATAGTTGCCTCCATAAGTATCAGGATCGAAGCGTTCAGGACTCATATAAGCACAGGTACCCACATAAGAATTACAAGCATCTAGAGTTCTACACATAATTTTACTAACACCAAAGTCACTGATCTTCACTTCCATTTCCATACCTTTCTTCACTAGCAAATTAGAAGGCTTAATATCACGATGTATTATTTTGTGGGTATGCAAATAATTCAATCCGTTTAGAACCTGCCGAGCTATATGGGCAAGTTTAGATTCACTGAAAGTACCCTCTTTCTGCGAAAGTGTATCAAGAGTACCCAAATCCATATACTCCATTAAAATAGCTATATCACCTGTCGGCTTCTCGTAAATACCATGACAGTGAACAATATAAGGAGAATCCGTACGGCGGAGGATTTCCATTTCGCGAAAGACCTGGCGGCGAACAAGAGCGTCGTCCGTGTCAGCATGGACCACTTTCAGAGCGTAGACCTGGGAAGTCTTTCTATGACGCACTTTGTAAACAGTGCCACCATTCCCGTGGCCTATAACATGGAGCTTTTCGAGATCGTTGCAAGAGATATTTGCTGCGGAAGAAGCAGTAGTGTTTGTAGTagtagcagcagcagcagcggTGGTTGAGATAGGAGGAGGGATCGGTAAAGGGAAACGAGGCCGGCGTGAGGAGGGTTCAGGTAAAGGAAGGCGGAGATTGAGCTGGCGGCGGTCACGGACAACGGCCATAGAAGGCGGAGGAGGAGGATGAAGATGAGAGGAAATGAGTATCTGGAAAGGAGAGGAAGTGAGTATGAAGGGTATATATATAACGTAAGTGGGATCAGGAAAGCACGTGGAgagtaattattattgttaagttaggaaaaggagaagaaggatGGAGGAAGGGAAGGCGGCATGGGGTCCACCACAA is a window encoding:
- the LOC125369506 gene encoding mitogen-activated protein kinase kinase 9 — its product is MAVVRDRRQLNLRLPLPEPSSRRPRFPLPIPPPISTTAAAAATTTNTTASSAANISCNDLEKLHVIGHGNGGTVYKVRHRKTSQVYALKVVHADTDDALVRRQVFREMEILRRTDSPYIVHCHGIYEKPTGDIAILMEYMDLGTLDTLSQKEGTFSESKLAHIARQVLNGLNYLHTHKIIHRDIKPSNLLVKKGMEMEVKISDFGVSKIMCRTLDACNSYVGTCAYMSPERFDPDTYGGNYNGYAADIWSLGLTLLELYLGHFPFLTPGQRPDWATLMCAICFGDPPSLPENSSEEFRSFVERCLQKESSKRWTASQLLSHPFVCKDLRSDR